From Leptospira venezuelensis, a single genomic window includes:
- a CDS encoding BTAD domain-containing putative transcriptional regulator, with product MTYYQLSCYLVVTVLVYRTIHNLVLYFRNRKQAYLLYFALLQVAYGAYLFCFIQTINVDNPEKALIWERMENATAAIFATFIVLFVNNYKKLFSRDFILLYVFMNLILVGILLQDPNAYTMSVAHPKHFPSLGIVIYETDQPTIMQFIFLSGILMIVWTVMKVMNQFRKNRFRNHFLFYGLVLFFASLIADILVASDILGIPYTSHFSFLILMFCVDSFLTVNKSEREVRMEFKESVSKWLTKSEATSFGSQVKDTSGEGSDSKNNKEKGRNPKKLSVRALGPLELDLDGKKIPAAEYSSKKKLLKLIKLLLVRFGKGVHKEELLENLWPGMSEKNALNSLHALLFRLRKILGNPEAVVFAEDRLFFHPDLVEADFVEFEKRFETAGKLLRNKKEEEAFQSYREAQELYTGDFFEFDLYFPESELKREYLRKNLIEIYRILCEYSQKAGDANSLLSDSESWIRLDDLDERAWRFHFESLQSLDRKNEALRKFEDMKKILKKELGVEPDQETVSLVEKIRVTSPVS from the coding sequence ATGACGTATTACCAGCTTTCATGTTACTTGGTGGTGACTGTATTAGTCTACCGTACGATTCATAATTTAGTTTTATATTTTAGAAATCGGAAACAAGCATACCTACTTTACTTCGCATTATTGCAAGTAGCGTACGGTGCTTATCTATTCTGTTTTATCCAAACCATCAATGTAGATAATCCTGAAAAAGCTTTGATCTGGGAAAGAATGGAGAATGCGACGGCTGCGATATTCGCTACGTTTATCGTATTATTCGTAAATAATTATAAAAAACTTTTTAGCAGGGATTTTATACTTCTTTACGTATTCATGAACCTGATCCTTGTAGGGATACTATTGCAGGATCCAAACGCTTATACAATGAGCGTTGCTCATCCGAAACATTTCCCTTCTTTAGGCATAGTGATCTATGAAACAGATCAACCTACTATCATGCAGTTTATCTTCCTTTCCGGGATTTTGATGATTGTATGGACCGTGATGAAGGTAATGAATCAGTTCAGAAAGAACAGATTCAGGAACCATTTCCTATTTTATGGATTGGTATTATTCTTTGCGAGTTTGATTGCAGATATTTTGGTCGCAAGCGATATACTGGGCATTCCTTATACTTCTCATTTTAGTTTTTTGATCCTAATGTTCTGTGTGGATAGCTTCCTAACGGTAAATAAGTCTGAAAGGGAAGTCAGAATGGAATTCAAGGAGTCGGTTTCCAAATGGCTTACCAAGTCAGAGGCGACTTCTTTTGGATCTCAAGTAAAGGACACAAGTGGAGAAGGTTCTGATTCCAAAAATAATAAAGAGAAGGGCCGAAATCCTAAGAAACTGAGTGTAAGAGCACTTGGGCCATTGGAATTGGATTTGGATGGGAAGAAAATTCCGGCAGCTGAATATTCCAGTAAGAAAAAACTACTTAAACTCATTAAACTACTGTTAGTCCGTTTCGGGAAGGGCGTTCACAAAGAAGAATTATTGGAAAATCTTTGGCCTGGAATGTCAGAGAAAAATGCTCTAAATAGTTTACATGCACTACTTTTCCGTCTTCGCAAAATATTAGGAAATCCGGAAGCGGTTGTATTCGCAGAGGATAGGCTCTTCTTCCATCCTGATTTAGTAGAAGCAGACTTTGTGGAATTTGAAAAAAGATTTGAGACTGCAGGTAAGTTACTTAGAAACAAAAAAGAAGAAGAAGCGTTTCAATCGTATAGAGAAGCACAAGAGTTATATACTGGCGACTTTTTCGAATTTGATCTGTATTTCCCTGAATCAGAGCTAAAACGTGAATATCTACGCAAGAACCTGATCGAAATTTATAGAATTTTATGTGAATATTCTCAGAAAGCAGGGGATGCAAATTCTCTACTTTCCGATTCAGAAAGCTGGATCCGTTTGGATGATTTGGACGAAAGAGCCTGGAGATTCCACTTCGAATCTTTACAATCTTTGGATCGTAAGAATGAAGCACTACGTAAATTCGAAGATATGAAGAAGATCCTGAAAAAAGAATTAGGCGTTGAACCTGACCAAGAGACTGTTTCACTCGTTGAAAAGATACGAGTTACTTCTCCAGTGAGTTAA
- a CDS encoding fatty acid desaturase, with product MIAIAERATAQVPAKLYTRLSQKEKSKKIMKWIRFRDRKLRSKFEFLKHQDGLGLAITLGSAAGMILFAGLYIAGMIPAWACIIANGVLASILHEVEHDLIHNLYFKDNLKIQNFMFWTVWIFRGNTVSPWYRRMIHTLHHKVSGHKEDIEERLIGNGMKFGLKRFITMMDGNMSFLFQSHILRREAPKFKRSEITRSSWPYLVIYFHLWYNFLFINLFYIGNELLGKPVEIPAWLDTVRHFLNISAVVYTIPNWIRQTSIQIVSSNMHYYGDVKGLHEQTQVLNRWFLFPLHLFCFNFGSTHGIHHFVVNQPFYLRQAVAPFVHPAMKRYGIRFNDFGSIFRGNRLGKEEVLVAA from the coding sequence ATGATCGCCATTGCTGAAAGAGCGACCGCTCAGGTTCCAGCCAAACTTTATACAAGATTGTCCCAAAAGGAAAAAAGTAAGAAGATCATGAAATGGATCCGATTCAGGGACAGAAAACTTCGTAGTAAATTTGAATTTTTGAAACACCAAGATGGATTAGGCCTCGCGATTACATTAGGTTCCGCTGCGGGTATGATCTTATTTGCAGGGCTTTATATCGCAGGGATGATTCCTGCCTGGGCTTGCATTATTGCAAATGGAGTTCTTGCTTCCATTCTTCATGAAGTCGAACACGACTTAATTCATAATTTATATTTCAAGGATAATCTAAAGATCCAAAACTTCATGTTCTGGACGGTTTGGATCTTCCGAGGAAACACAGTCAGCCCTTGGTATAGAAGAATGATCCATACTCTTCATCATAAAGTATCCGGTCATAAAGAAGATATTGAAGAACGACTGATTGGAAATGGAATGAAATTCGGACTAAAACGTTTTATCACTATGATGGACGGGAATATGTCCTTCTTATTCCAATCTCATATTCTTCGCAGAGAAGCTCCTAAATTTAAAAGAAGTGAGATCACCAGATCCAGTTGGCCTTACCTTGTGATCTATTTTCATCTTTGGTATAATTTCCTATTCATCAATCTTTTCTATATCGGAAATGAACTATTAGGAAAACCTGTAGAAATTCCAGCTTGGTTAGATACCGTTCGTCATTTCTTGAATATTTCAGCAGTGGTTTACACAATTCCGAATTGGATCAGACAGACAAGTATCCAAATTGTATCTTCTAATATGCATTATTACGGGGATGTAAAAGGACTTCATGAGCAAACACAAGTACTGAACCGTTGGTTCTTATTCCCTCTTCATCTATTCTGTTTTAATTTTGGAAGCACTCACGGAATACATCACTTTGTTGTGAACCAACCTTTTTATCTCAGACAAGCGGTGGCTCCTTTCGTCCATCCTGCAATGAAACGTTACGGGATCAGATTTAATGATTTCGGAAGTATTTTCAGAGGAAATCGCCTGGGCAAAGAGGAAGTTTTAGTAGCGGCTTAA
- a CDS encoding Ig-like domain-containing protein, giving the protein MKRIFLGKISRGLEMNLKNIKVSNVDKGIKLAIVSLLWAGILGCSPEKMKGFAMSDVFDLGFFSGGRIFGANPNLQPPYNSVDNDTAVLPVDFGSTNPQATLFINSTENVDRYKELEIRFSHPMNKTTVEANFTISGTTGNLSGPTPGGEFYWMSGQKLRFNPYRELKPAESYTITITPDAATIGGVALENYTITFRTGLDYSLTNKITQGSQYTLNGTNDMTFDQSAALTLASNYSNPVVGENYIQSVLLKKIGASASQDICTTPPCSMSATISLNLSTSQVPPTVGGNTYYYEIATTNGKTFRKYFSFNYGRLENANGVLPYVANGVMDEAQMLPFLGKAIQKYTTGAFKVKDATGTPRTFQEFLLGMPDFPKKKFYENGAWTIGEACMRQDGKMSGNANEAAFKDFDYIPVFGAKSGGAGRGYCWVRHPDCVTDNGPPYHPKKRNGIDRDQWWTTYNNNNCGQNQNNANYPQACKNLFHWGEAAWSLCHYPTDVKSYKNGGYTSTVFSPFGRPEGDIGSAGEDLLDCAFPACFFDSYHIEKIAPGPFSKYSAILNVASGGIADGSAAITLDVYVTDMRLPKFVKCGSNNATHGCAAGVGTQLGNVVADLKVNPGSGAVAPGLGLDLKSRYTEVDLLVVSRFEDWYGAFNGPGALLVFRTTAKLNWDPAVEGVLNPSGYDWNNVQLSKPRLALARTRNNMTVTSDGLINMTVKTPFTVNDDYFPDNPSIAQILSNSNNFFIRPWANPLHMTLSGLYPGEDTSDFMYTEPMTYIHGSEGFNTIIEALVGRAELSNMANLTVDQVKQIITQYMLRDIVQRIAPNVLNSVIADLRDTGVTITLPSYLPAPLGNFPLTVKFKLNTDAAIKHDGTNKGLVTSLDFAFTSGYNPAGGLRTQSGKTGMVTTRTWTAANPPPSTYQFSQSAANPGFLISMHTDTISQAAFHLWQRRGLDIVLNKAFIDGMNAFAGADPLFALTTSFLKASPLVTILVPGRNKLQGLNGSNAIAPPVKSYDDIDMVMSPIHAPNVKFKPMTSAGVPKMRLYFTEMQLQIIAKKPTSCTGLVDEELTDCQADTRANGYQQTLGTVRISFAADADFRFKMFSNPTNNPALTNLNALQVILDPINNLDYAVEVLEGQTYNPFGLDPDGIKSVISPLVTTLVIPMVNSIMKEIPMPPDITFPKLINPAGTASCAISAKSDKVQFFTLNSPQVADPYLLGGMRFVGQAVTDPASLIVCP; this is encoded by the coding sequence ATGAAGAGAATTTTTTTGGGAAAAATAAGTCGAGGGCTGGAAATGAATCTGAAAAATATAAAAGTTTCTAATGTCGATAAGGGAATCAAACTCGCGATCGTTTCACTTTTATGGGCAGGAATCTTAGGATGTAGCCCTGAAAAAATGAAAGGATTTGCAATGTCGGATGTATTCGACCTGGGATTCTTTTCAGGAGGAAGAATATTTGGCGCGAATCCGAATCTTCAACCTCCGTATAACAGCGTGGATAACGATACGGCAGTTCTTCCTGTAGATTTCGGTTCTACTAATCCTCAGGCAACCTTATTCATCAATTCCACTGAGAACGTGGATAGATACAAAGAGTTGGAAATCCGCTTTTCTCACCCGATGAATAAGACCACTGTAGAAGCAAACTTTACTATTTCTGGAACTACTGGAAATCTTTCAGGCCCGACTCCAGGTGGAGAATTTTACTGGATGAGTGGTCAGAAACTTCGTTTCAATCCTTACAGAGAATTAAAGCCAGCTGAATCATATACGATTACTATTACTCCGGATGCAGCGACTATAGGTGGAGTTGCTCTGGAAAATTATACGATCACATTCAGAACCGGGTTAGATTATAGTCTAACGAATAAAATTACCCAAGGTAGTCAATACACTCTAAACGGAACGAATGATATGACATTCGATCAGTCCGCAGCTTTGACCTTGGCTTCTAACTACTCGAATCCTGTAGTGGGAGAGAATTATATCCAATCGGTTCTTTTGAAGAAGATAGGAGCTAGCGCTTCTCAAGATATTTGTACCACTCCTCCTTGTTCTATGAGTGCTACTATTTCTCTAAACTTAAGCACTTCTCAAGTTCCTCCAACAGTTGGTGGGAATACCTACTATTACGAGATTGCTACAACGAACGGAAAAACTTTTCGTAAATATTTCAGCTTTAACTACGGTAGATTGGAGAATGCAAACGGTGTTCTTCCTTACGTAGCAAACGGTGTAATGGATGAAGCTCAAATGCTTCCATTCTTAGGAAAAGCGATCCAGAAATATACTACTGGTGCTTTCAAAGTAAAGGATGCAACCGGAACTCCTCGTACCTTCCAAGAATTCTTATTGGGAATGCCAGATTTTCCTAAGAAAAAATTCTACGAGAATGGAGCATGGACCATCGGCGAAGCTTGTATGAGACAAGATGGTAAAATGTCCGGTAACGCGAACGAAGCTGCATTTAAAGATTTCGATTATATTCCCGTATTCGGAGCAAAATCAGGCGGAGCAGGAAGAGGATATTGTTGGGTGAGACACCCTGATTGTGTTACGGATAACGGACCTCCATATCATCCTAAGAAAAGAAATGGTATAGATAGAGACCAATGGTGGACTACTTATAATAACAATAATTGTGGTCAAAACCAGAATAACGCGAATTATCCTCAGGCTTGTAAGAACTTATTCCATTGGGGTGAGGCAGCTTGGAGTCTTTGTCATTATCCTACAGACGTAAAATCCTATAAGAACGGTGGTTATACTTCTACAGTATTCTCTCCATTCGGTAGACCAGAAGGGGATATTGGTTCAGCGGGAGAAGATTTGTTAGATTGTGCATTCCCTGCATGTTTCTTCGATTCTTATCATATTGAAAAAATCGCTCCGGGACCATTCTCTAAATATAGCGCGATCTTAAATGTAGCTTCCGGTGGAATTGCGGATGGAAGTGCAGCGATTACTTTGGACGTATACGTTACGGACATGAGACTTCCTAAGTTCGTTAAATGCGGATCCAATAACGCAACTCATGGTTGTGCAGCAGGAGTCGGAACCCAATTAGGAAACGTTGTTGCAGACTTAAAAGTAAACCCTGGTTCGGGAGCGGTTGCTCCGGGATTAGGTTTGGATCTAAAGTCCAGATATACGGAAGTGGATCTACTTGTAGTGTCCCGTTTCGAAGACTGGTATGGAGCATTTAACGGACCAGGAGCACTACTCGTATTCAGAACAACTGCTAAGTTGAACTGGGATCCTGCAGTGGAAGGTGTCTTAAATCCTTCCGGTTATGATTGGAATAACGTGCAATTATCCAAACCTCGTTTGGCTTTAGCTCGCACTCGTAATAATATGACTGTGACTTCTGATGGTTTAATCAATATGACCGTTAAGACTCCTTTCACAGTAAATGACGATTACTTCCCTGATAATCCAAGCATTGCGCAGATACTCTCGAATTCGAATAACTTCTTCATTCGTCCATGGGCAAACCCATTGCATATGACTTTATCAGGTTTATATCCTGGAGAAGATACTTCTGACTTCATGTATACGGAGCCAATGACTTATATTCATGGTAGTGAAGGTTTCAACACCATCATCGAAGCTCTCGTAGGTAGAGCAGAGCTAAGTAATATGGCGAACTTGACTGTGGATCAAGTGAAACAGATCATCACACAGTATATGCTTAGAGATATCGTGCAAAGGATTGCTCCTAACGTTCTTAACTCTGTAATTGCTGACTTAAGAGATACAGGGGTGACTATCACTTTACCAAGTTATCTTCCTGCTCCGCTTGGAAACTTCCCATTAACTGTGAAGTTTAAATTGAATACGGATGCTGCGATCAAACATGATGGAACCAATAAAGGACTTGTGACCTCTCTGGACTTCGCATTCACAAGCGGTTATAATCCTGCGGGTGGACTTAGAACCCAATCCGGAAAAACGGGAATGGTTACCACAAGGACTTGGACTGCTGCGAATCCACCTCCTTCTACTTATCAGTTCAGCCAATCAGCTGCTAATCCCGGATTCTTGATCTCTATGCATACTGATACAATCTCTCAGGCTGCATTCCATTTATGGCAGAGAAGGGGATTGGATATTGTTCTGAATAAAGCATTCATCGATGGAATGAACGCTTTTGCTGGTGCAGATCCACTGTTCGCGCTGACCACTTCTTTCTTAAAAGCTTCTCCTCTGGTTACAATCCTTGTGCCAGGAAGAAACAAACTACAAGGTTTAAATGGCTCTAACGCGATTGCACCTCCTGTAAAATCTTACGATGATATCGATATGGTGATGTCTCCAATTCATGCGCCTAACGTGAAGTTTAAACCTATGACTTCTGCAGGTGTGCCTAAGATGAGATTGTATTTCACAGAAATGCAATTACAGATCATTGCGAAGAAGCCGACTTCTTGCACAGGCCTCGTGGATGAAGAACTTACAGATTGCCAAGCAGATACAAGAGCAAACGGCTACCAACAGACTTTGGGAACGGTTAGGATCAGTTTTGCTGCGGATGCAGACTTCCGTTTTAAAATGTTCTCTAACCCGACCAATAACCCTGCGCTTACGAACCTAAACGCGCTTCAGGTGATCTTGGATCCAATTAATAACTTGGATTATGCGGTAGAAGTTTTAGAAGGACAAACTTACAATCCATTCGGTTTGGATCCTGACGGTATTAAATCAGTAATCTCTCCGTTAGTAACTACTTTGGTAATTCCAATGGTAAACAGTATTATGAAAGAGATCCCTATGCCTCCGGATATCACTTTCCCTAAATTGATCAACCCTGCAGGAACGGCGTCCTGTGCGATCAGTGCGAAGAGTGATAAAGTACAATTCTTCACCTTGAATTCTCCTCAAGTTGCGGATCCGTATCTGTTAGGAGGAATGAGATTTGTAGGACAAGCTGTAACAGATCCTGCATCTCTGATTGTCTGCCCTTAA
- a CDS encoding putative solute-binding protein: MKKFLILSVIILGTWMSVGVGAAETVDRSMCVFDPSGAHGDVFKAAQRYQAQALTWGIRLDLKAYTDEVVANSDFKAGKCNMAFLTSLRVRSYVHESGSIEAIGALPSYDLLRKTIEALSNPKVRELNTDGDYETMAMFPGGAVYLLLRDKNLKDIKDLAGRKIATLTYDQAATTMVDIVGASMVPAEIATFAGIFNNGRADACYSPAIGIKPLELMKGISPNGGIVRFPIGQLTFQIVARHKDFAEGFGNTSRAWAATQFDAMLSLTKKAEQEIPAKYWIEVPKDLQKNYFEKFREVRIRLRDKKVYHPTILKLMKRVRCSADKEATECADNLE; this comes from the coding sequence ATGAAGAAGTTTCTCATTCTATCGGTAATCATTCTTGGGACTTGGATGTCCGTAGGTGTGGGAGCAGCGGAGACGGTGGATCGATCCATGTGTGTATTCGATCCTTCCGGCGCACACGGAGACGTGTTTAAAGCGGCACAAAGATACCAAGCACAAGCTTTAACATGGGGAATCCGTCTGGACCTAAAAGCTTACACAGACGAAGTGGTAGCAAACTCCGACTTCAAAGCTGGAAAATGTAATATGGCATTCTTAACTTCTCTTAGAGTAAGAAGTTATGTGCATGAATCAGGATCCATCGAAGCGATCGGTGCATTGCCAAGTTATGACCTTCTCCGTAAAACAATCGAAGCATTATCAAATCCTAAAGTAAGAGAACTAAATACAGACGGCGACTACGAGACCATGGCTATGTTCCCTGGTGGAGCAGTTTATCTTTTACTAAGAGACAAGAACCTGAAAGATATCAAGGACTTGGCTGGTAGAAAAATCGCAACTTTGACTTACGATCAAGCCGCAACTACTATGGTGGATATCGTAGGAGCTTCTATGGTTCCTGCAGAGATCGCTACATTTGCTGGTATCTTCAATAACGGAAGAGCAGATGCTTGTTACTCTCCAGCAATCGGGATAAAACCTTTGGAACTAATGAAAGGAATTTCTCCGAATGGTGGAATCGTTCGTTTTCCCATCGGACAATTGACCTTCCAAATCGTGGCTCGTCATAAGGATTTTGCAGAAGGTTTTGGGAATACTTCCAGAGCATGGGCTGCTACTCAATTTGATGCAATGCTTTCTTTGACTAAAAAGGCAGAGCAGGAAATTCCGGCTAAGTATTGGATCGAAGTTCCAAAAGATCTTCAAAAGAATTATTTCGAAAAATTCAGAGAAGTAAGGATCAGGTTGAGAGACAAAAAAGTATATCATCCTACCATTCTGAAATTAATGAAAAGGGTCCGTTGCAGTGCTGATAAAGAAGCAACTGAGTGCGCGGATAACCTGGAATAA
- a CDS encoding TRAP transporter large permease subunit: MWRKIVSWAVLFFLFVPLVQSGSQLVQARLLGLGGSIWPNYAMIRNVCVADPNAEADTKAEVSQADMDALDDIGLGDTSGGKSSTAPTGPTETQLELERLAGSLTTGQKLYCGFERRLSWLTISAIDYIPMTMVFLLIVAGTVSTTRRYHIALRNPENSKEEKITEWSQIIANTIIMVSAAFMYPLQKGVEAQIQVLWVLGLILLAGLNFYNLKNPLFKKGEGKQNTKLSNALLCVPLYAWMSLVCGLYFFILEKHPAGLAIYLQKLTAHAQLYIQIGLYVWTGILLRDTSLGRRFFDLLNPWKFPSELMAVIIVVVAALPTAYSGASGIVVLALGATIFKELRRAGASQERALAATAMSGSLGVVLPPCLLVVIVASLNLEVTTDELFHWGWRVFALSSTLFLIVSWFSRTESWKIRPEQDAFKKSLLAFKSFSVYLVISIAIVLTIVLALGTHFDERTAPYILPIAMLALLFIDYRISKKEKLEKGETHTEEVELSRTSYDAGSHLGALLLLMGLSACMGGVFERSEVINLFPTQLGSPMSAMFILTFALVIIGMLMDPYGAVILVSVTLYPIAKANGIHPLNFWMTALVSFELGYLTPPVALNHLLTKHVVRDLLVEDKSLEGKSFFARHEHIVIPIIVLTLTLLVTAFGPILYSKYAG; this comes from the coding sequence ATGTGGAGAAAAATCGTTTCCTGGGCGGTATTATTCTTTTTATTTGTACCCCTTGTTCAAAGTGGAAGCCAGCTAGTACAAGCTAGGTTACTAGGTTTAGGTGGCAGCATATGGCCTAACTATGCAATGATCCGAAATGTTTGTGTCGCTGATCCGAATGCGGAAGCCGATACAAAAGCTGAAGTCAGCCAAGCAGATATGGATGCATTGGATGATATTGGTCTTGGAGATACTTCCGGTGGGAAGAGTTCAACGGCTCCTACAGGACCTACTGAAACTCAATTAGAGTTAGAGAGGCTTGCGGGCTCTCTAACTACTGGGCAGAAATTGTATTGTGGATTTGAGCGCAGGCTTTCTTGGCTCACTATCTCTGCGATCGATTATATTCCGATGACAATGGTATTCTTATTGATTGTCGCAGGAACCGTTTCCACTACCAGAAGATATCATATCGCTCTTAGGAACCCTGAAAATTCTAAAGAGGAAAAGATCACAGAATGGAGCCAGATTATCGCCAATACGATCATCATGGTTTCCGCAGCGTTCATGTATCCTCTTCAGAAAGGTGTAGAAGCTCAAATCCAAGTTCTTTGGGTTTTAGGGTTAATACTTTTAGCCGGTTTAAATTTTTATAATTTAAAAAATCCTCTTTTTAAAAAAGGAGAAGGGAAGCAGAATACAAAACTTTCCAACGCATTATTATGCGTTCCTTTATATGCTTGGATGTCACTTGTCTGCGGATTATACTTCTTCATTTTGGAGAAACACCCAGCCGGACTTGCGATCTATTTACAAAAATTGACCGCACATGCTCAGCTTTATATCCAGATCGGTCTGTACGTTTGGACAGGAATTCTTCTAAGAGATACTTCATTAGGAAGAAGGTTCTTCGATCTTCTGAACCCATGGAAATTCCCTTCCGAACTAATGGCAGTGATCATCGTTGTTGTGGCAGCACTTCCTACCGCGTATAGTGGCGCCTCCGGGATCGTAGTTCTTGCATTGGGCGCAACCATCTTCAAGGAATTGAGAAGAGCAGGTGCAAGCCAAGAGAGAGCACTTGCTGCTACTGCAATGTCTGGAAGTTTAGGAGTGGTTTTGCCGCCATGTTTACTCGTGGTGATCGTTGCTTCCTTAAACTTAGAAGTGACTACCGACGAATTATTCCACTGGGGTTGGAGAGTATTTGCACTTTCTTCCACTCTATTCTTGATCGTTAGCTGGTTTAGTAGAACCGAATCCTGGAAGATCAGGCCTGAACAAGATGCATTCAAAAAATCTTTATTAGCATTCAAATCTTTCTCAGTCTATTTGGTGATCTCTATCGCTATCGTTCTTACGATTGTTCTTGCACTTGGAACCCATTTCGATGAAAGAACTGCACCGTATATTCTGCCAATCGCGATGCTTGCTCTTCTATTCATAGATTATCGAATTTCCAAAAAGGAAAAATTGGAGAAGGGAGAAACGCATACCGAAGAAGTGGAACTTTCCAGAACTTCTTATGATGCTGGCTCACATTTAGGGGCACTTCTTCTTCTTATGGGATTATCTGCATGTATGGGTGGGGTTTTCGAAAGATCGGAAGTGATTAATCTATTCCCAACTCAGTTAGGATCTCCAATGTCTGCGATGTTTATTTTGACATTTGCACTTGTGATCATCGGAATGCTTATGGATCCATACGGCGCTGTGATCTTAGTTTCGGTAACCTTATATCCGATCGCTAAGGCAAATGGGATCCATCCTTTGAATTTCTGGATGACTGCGCTTGTTTCCTTCGAGTTAGGTTATTTGACTCCTCCAGTTGCTCTTAACCATCTGTTAACCAAACACGTTGTGAGAGATCTTTTAGTAGAGGATAAGAGTTTAGAAGGAAAAAGTTTCTTTGCAAGACATGAACATATCGTGATTCCGATTATAGTTTTGACTCTCACCTTGCTTGTGACT
- a CDS encoding AraC family transcriptional regulator, producing the protein MPPDGIGSLSYYNSGIWFQTLWAITQFGTALGILMSLGQLVMENKSALNRLLALIFLILGLIQGSFLLLVSGLYVEFPRISLIQFPLIASVGPILFGIHNVSQDRDSEEISYLGLPKKHLILPGLVWIVYFLAVFLLPQNWILEKISVFLRETGWNEGEILLSSPILILVFYIVLILKGSSDLLRWEVLSEEWTARILAFMVISTFVNLGFGAVYLSSKSPIFLLACSSMMGISLCLAYLIGHKRPAFFQVLQEVSQATRQKYARSLLSGVNRHALRDSLTQLMEKEKLYRDEKLGLADLADELALSTHQVSELINQELGKNFSAFVNDYRIKEACELLQKEPDRSILDIAFEVGFATKSSFHRAFQKHTGKTPSEFRGS; encoded by the coding sequence ATGCCTCCAGACGGTATAGGAAGTCTTAGTTACTACAATTCAGGAATTTGGTTTCAAACACTTTGGGCAATCACCCAATTTGGGACAGCACTTGGAATCCTGATGTCTCTTGGCCAGCTTGTTATGGAGAATAAGTCTGCTCTAAACAGACTTTTGGCCCTGATTTTCCTGATTTTAGGCCTGATCCAAGGAAGCTTTCTACTCTTAGTTTCCGGTTTATACGTAGAATTTCCCAGGATTTCTCTTATCCAGTTCCCGCTTATCGCATCAGTCGGTCCCATCCTATTCGGAATCCATAACGTAAGCCAAGACAGAGACTCGGAAGAAATCTCCTATTTGGGACTTCCGAAAAAACATCTGATCCTGCCTGGTCTTGTTTGGATTGTATATTTCCTGGCAGTATTCCTTCTCCCTCAAAACTGGATTTTGGAAAAGATCTCCGTTTTTTTGAGAGAAACTGGTTGGAATGAGGGGGAAATCTTACTTTCTTCTCCCATACTCATACTGGTTTTTTACATCGTTCTGATCCTAAAAGGAAGTTCCGACCTCCTACGCTGGGAAGTTTTAAGCGAAGAATGGACAGCGAGAATTCTGGCATTCATGGTAATTTCTACATTCGTGAATCTTGGTTTCGGAGCAGTTTACTTGTCCAGTAAGTCTCCCATCTTTCTTCTCGCCTGCTCCTCAATGATGGGGATAAGTCTTTGTCTTGCCTATCTAATCGGGCACAAACGTCCCGCATTCTTCCAAGTTCTCCAAGAGGTAAGCCAAGCAACCAGACAAAAATATGCGCGCTCCTTACTCTCTGGAGTGAACAGGCATGCGCTCAGAGACAGTCTCACCCAGCTCATGGAAAAAGAAAAATTATATAGAGATGAGAAGTTGGGACTTGCAGATCTTGCAGATGAACTTGCACTTTCAACTCATCAGGTTTCCGAACTGATCAACCAAGAGCTTGGAAAAAATTTCTCCGCATTTGTAAACGATTATAGGATCAAAGAAGCATGTGAACTATTGCAGAAAGAACCGGATAGATCGATTCTGGACATTGCATTCGAAGTTGGGTTCGCGACCAAATCCTCATTTCATAGAGCATTCCAAAAACATACAGGTAAAACACCCTCTGAATTTAGAGGAAGCTAA